The Populus alba chromosome 6, ASM523922v2, whole genome shotgun sequence genomic interval attttaattttattaaaaaacttccTTTGTTTTAACCCAACTAGGTTTATTCAGGCTTGGCAGGTTGCGAGTTAATCTATTATTAAGTAATCTAGAATCTAGCATCAATGTAGAAATGGTTCATAATAAAACATGGTCCAAATTAAGCTCTAAATTGCTGAGTTACTGTATAAACTTTTAGGTCAAATTGAGTTTAATCTTTTTCAACAGttatttattaaactttattattctaATACTTAATCTTATAATTAATTCCAACATATATCAAACATTTCCTATAATCTATTGTTAATTTCTCACCTTAGAATTACTGTGTGGGTATGTTTGCAAAGTCATGTGGGTTATGTTTGCTCATTTTGATGGTGTATGAATTCTATGGAATCATCTATGATATTTACCCCCTTTAATCTTATGAATtctatcaaattattttcaaaagctTGTTCTCTTTTGATTGCATTCATGGCGTTTCATGGCCAATGACATCCTTCTGTCTGTATGCCTTCCTTGGAAAACTAACAAGAGTTGTGTTTTTATACAGACAAGGgagaaagaattgaaaaatcataataacATGGTTTTATGagatatataagaaaaaaacaaattgaccacactaaaattatagtttgaaaATCCCAGGCATGGtcaattatttcaaatcaaaactGAGTATTTTTCTAAGGTACAGAcgcaatttatattttattttaaaaaaaagttcaggTTATAAAGTCATTGAATTAACCTGCGGCTCATGAAATCAacccaaatttattatttttttctacaacATTTTTAACTGAAAAAATCATTGATGTTGACCTATATAAGTCTACACCATGATTAGTTGAGTCaattaaataacaaatcaattaaatcaatgTTAAAATCGATTCAACTTGAAGCCTATTCTAAATTAGAATTACAAATTCTTTTAATCAACCAAACAAACCAAGCCAACTTTAACAACAATGggttataaaaattcaaaccatcAGTGTTTAACCCTTAAACAGTAGCAAGATGCTCAAATCTTTTATAGAAGGCTTAATGAATGACACTAAACTGGAAACGCAATctaacttgtattttaaaaaaatttgaaattgtttattttacttaaaaataatattttttattattttttaattattttgatgtactgatattaaaaataattttttaaaaataaaaaaatattattttaatatatttttaaataaaaaataatttaaacccCAATATAATCTCATAAAGAAGAGAAGCGAGGGCTGACAGTAATGAACCTTGTTGGAATGCATCCgagccccttttttttcttccttgttttctCAGGCGGGCCTTCAATGCTCAATttctcaaaaaacaaatcaagaaatcaattttaaagaGTAGCAACGGCATTTGTTTTGCAGCACTCTCAAAATTTTATATTCCTCTAATGGCATCATCTACGACGAGTCACTTACTCCAATCTCAAGTCTTTCTATGAACAAGTCTTCAATGTGATTTCAGGTTTGTTCCCATCACAGATAGAGATGCTTTCTAAGAGtaagaaatataatataaacctTTGGAGATGCGAGAATCATTCCTCGCCTTTTACATTCAACATcaacgtaatttttttttttttggctggaaGATTGATGCATGTCAGTACATACAGTGAAAATATTCAGGAGCAAAGAACTGAAACTGAGCTTGATTGCACAATCAAAAGCAGGTGACGATGCTTACTATGTTGGTTGACATGATAGTTGATattggaagagaagaaaatatatcaatttctgAAATAATTCGTTTAAGACCTGTTTTTGTTGGAtcgtttttcaaaaacaaataccaaTGTTGAGAGGTAATAAAATTGGCTGAGATAATCTAAATCAAATAGAATCTTTACAGTGAAAATCGTAGACGTAAGTAGTTTTTAATTCATCAAGCAAAAAAGGGTAAAAAGTAAAACCTTAGTTCCAGAACTGTGTGGTGCATTTTTTCATTACACAAATGCATACAGACTGCAATACATCTTTGTAGCCATTCTTTAAGTAAAAGAAGCAATATGCTACAAATACCTTCTCAAAAACTTGAAACTTTACTTTTCTTCATTTATGGAAAAGCAAAGACTGGTCTGCAAGCTACCCctacttctctctttttttctatctGCATGATCACATAAAAAATTTGTCACTCTTTTATAGACCTGATACGGTGAGCTAGAACTAAAAGGTACTGGACAACAGCAACAGCTCTGACAATCATGGGTAAGGCCAAATTCTCGtggattgttttttcttgtggAAATTTGTACACAAGAGCATGCGGCACATACATACGCATGGAGATAATATTTTGAAACCTACCTTTGCTTTGACCTGGCGGATCTTCTAGTTGATGCAGAAATATCACCACTCTCACCCTTCACTTTGCTTTCCGTAGCTCTAGATTTGGAGGCCACTGTAAAAGATAGCAGATTATAGCAACAGTTGAAAACAGTTGACTGTAGTTACAATAGAGTCAGAGAACTTGAATGACCTTTTGACTGCACTTCAGTGCCATCTGACTCCATGCCTGTCACCTCACTTGAAGTACCTGAATATTCACCTGACCTGTCGACCTCAGAATCCGATGATTTAACCATTTCTTCCATGGATGGATCATCGATTTCACCATCTGCATCATTGGTTACCAAGCGTAGGCAGAAAGTGTCATTTATAAGCACAGATCTTACAAACAGGAACACAATTCTTAAAAGGCTAGTTGAACCGAACATTCTTGGCTTAAAGGCCAATACCATATCCACAAACAATGCAGTGCGTCCAGGTAATATGGCCCTAAAAGGCTACACCTTCACTAAGGTTCCATCAATTATTTAACCCTTTGGAACGAATGAAGCCTATTCAAGATGGAActaaattttagaaaacaaaatgtgTTACATTGAAAAGATGAGATGTATTTGACATTAGTTGGAACCAAGGTACTGAAAGAGAAATTAGAATCAGTAAATAGTTCACCAAATTTGCGTTCcacactaaaaaaacaagatattaataacctaaaaaaaaaacagtgaaatCCTGAAAAAGACATCCGAGTCAACAAGTTATATCTTGAACTGGCACACAATAAGCAAGAGTACGATGCCTGGCAATATATCCTAGCACAATCCAAGGCTTAAGTACATCTAATCACCTAAAGGGACGAAGATTTGATCAGACCTATAAAGCATGTTGTGGAAAGGCTGAATCTACAAAATATCCTATCGATACTTCTTACCTTTTAGGGGTGTATTCATCAGCAGAAAAAGGATATCAAGAGTGTCATCTGACATGTACATTGTTTTAACTAGGTAATTCAAAAGCTTCCAAAATATAGCGATGAATGTCTTAGGAAAATCTGGAAGCACGGGGAAAGTTCCAAGGCATTAAACATTGAAACTAGCACccccttccaaaaaaaaaaaaataaaaatatatatatatattactgtaCCAACCTTCAATAACATCTGATCCTTCACTCACTTCTCCTTCATCTCTAGCCACCGCACAACCTTCCATGCCACCGATTTTCTGCTGATGAATTTGGGCATTTCTTGCTGTCACTTCCTGTTCTTTCTTCTCCATGTGGAACTTAGTAAGCTTCTCCTCAAATTCCTCAATGCACAATTTAAGTTCTGGTTTTGCAAACTTCTTAGCCTGTTTGCACATAATGAAAATGGAAAGCATACCATTAAATCATTACAAATGATGGGATGGAAGAGGAACAGGATTACAGAAATCCAATACCTTAATgattatgcttttaaaattgtcCATGACAGAATCCTCAGACAGGACATGTTCAAACGTCTTAAATGAATCAATGAGTTTTTTCATTCCCTTTTCAGTAAATGCCAGCTGGGAGAGGCAATACGAGATGTATTCCCACTGCCTAGTATCTGCAGCAATACAGAAGTCCACACAGTAAGGAAAAAATCATCTTTATACACTAACAAGCATGGGAGAAAATCATGTGCTACAcgtaaaaacaaaaggaacatCTCCATCCatgcatgtttttcttttttttcctctgttttgtCCTAAAAGCAGGGAGTGTAAgattagagaccaagtagtccAGGAAAAGTCTGCATGCAAttgtaaataataatcaaaaatgaaaaagcaATGAGCATCTCCATCCATGCACAAGGAAATGAGAGTACATTTACAATCTCATGCTTATAAAGGAGATATGGTTTCATGCATCTACGTGAGTGATGGTTTTTAGAACAAATTTGAACAATAATTGAAATAGCTGAATTTGCAAGTATGGTTTAGCACATGCACCATACAAAAGTCATAAATCActtaaacattaaaatcaatGCTATCAAACAAGTTCGAATAAGATCATATTTTCTCAGCCAGTAAGTTCGTACTCAGTGTACTATTGCATAACGCAGCAGACTTGTATGATCTGACACCATACGATCACACCAGCTTGGTAAACACTATGTACAGAAGCATAATGAATAAAGACATACCTGTCACTCCACTGAACCTGTTGCAAAGCTTTTCAACAAGAGACTCCATTTGTTTGTCCTGGGGAGAATCAGGGAAGTATAATGTTCAAGTCATTGTTAAGGGCAAATACTTGCTAAATCAACTCAGTTGAGCAGTCTATACCTTTTTAATGGACCCAATTAAAAACTGCATGATGTTGCAGAAAGTCTCCCTTTTCAGCTCCTGGTTGGATAATTTGCCAAGTATATCTGGAAGTAAGTTGTATATAGGATTGCTTCCTGCATTATAGTTACGAAAACAATTCAGCATCCATTTTCCAAGAGAAATGACCAAATGACTTGGCATGGCATTACTAGTTAAGTATCAATATTTACCTTTCTTTGACAGCTCATGAAAGAAAAGTTTAGCGAGATTTGAAATCCTCTCCTGTTCATCTTCTAATCTTATAGCCATCTCATTTATATAACCTTTAACCTGATAAGCAAATGCCCAGAATCAGATATTGTATCATTAAAATAGCAGAGAAAGAACGGTAAAAGAGATTAGCAGGTTCTCTGACCTTCATCATATCATTTAATATGAGATGTGAAAGTACCAGCACAGCATTTTTCCTAACAGAAACCGAAGGATCTCGTAAGCGAGCATACATGTTTTCAGTCCATGGTTCTAACAGATTAGGAAACCGAACTGCCAAATCTCCAAGAGCAATAGTGCAGTTTGAACGAACAGTTTCTGATGGTGCACTTTCCACAACTGTGAAGAGAAGCTGGAGATTTGCATCACTGAGAACACATTCACCCCGAAGTTAGGCATAAGCTTTTCATGAGCGTGAGTGAGAGAAAGAGGACGGGGGAGGTCTCACCAAAAATCTGGATCAATAATCATAAATCGACAAAGAGCAAGCATTCCAGATGCCTGTAGTTCAGGATACTGAAAAACATAAAGTCCTGTTAGTTTCACTGAAAAATTGGAGGATATTCAATTATTCATGGAAAACAAAAGATGATGATCGCATCATGTCATACACAAATCTCTTAAAGAAGAAAGCAAACGTGAAGGCTTTGTAAAGCCAGAAAAGCTAATAGAATCACCTTTTGCATCAAACTAAAATTTCTACAAAGCTTCGACAGGAAAGGTGCACAAAGCCCTATCAAATATTTCTCTTTGGAACCACCAGCAACAATCTCTTTCTCTGCTCTCTCAGAGAGTGTATCCAGAATTGCATCTTCAGAGGCAGAAACACCGAGCTCCGCATTGATGTTATCCTGCAACAAATAGTCAAAGAGATATTCCAAATTAAAAGCTGGAGTTTGTTGTACATGACAATGATGTATAGTACGAAATGTTCAACCTACCTTTGGTGTATCATCTTGTTTTACACCATTATTTTGAGCATTCTGTCCATCAGCTCCCAATCTATCCCTCTTCAGCTTCTGTTTTTGGATCTTCCGAACACAGGTTTCTATGTATAGTAACTGATTCATGGCAACATGACTTGTGACAAATAAATATCTACTAATTTTTGCTACTTGAACTGTTGTAAGAATATCAGCGCTGCCACTTTCAATATCATTCTGCAAGTCATCTCCTCCACTACAAATGAAAACAGAACTAAGAGACTTCTTTACAAGATCAGCAGCTAGGGTTTCCGGAGTGGGATGAATTGTATAtatgacacctattgctttatCAGCAGCAGCATACCATGTGTTTTCTGGAAGCCAAGAGCCACTAATCAAGTTCTCTAAGAAACCAAACACACGGCTACCATTACTAGCCAACAGCTTTTTCTTGTCCTCTTCTGACAATCTCTGAATGGCAATGCATGCTGTCCTGGCAAGCAAAGGGTCCACTTTAGCCCAACGGCCAAAGCCAATATCAATAATATCTTGCAAGTGTGAGCCAAGAACTCCAGGGGACGCTTTTGCAGCCATGCAAAGCACTGATAAAGCTCCACGACTTTGCTCTGGGGTTGTACCACTAATGTTAAAGCAAAAGAAATCCCATAATGCTGATATCTGCAAAAACAAATGCTTTATGAGAGATCTAAATGTGGCATGAACAGATGAATATTAAGTAAAAGAATATAAAGTAGCaccttttaacttttaattaattactaacAGCAACTAAAACCTCCAAAATCATATGATAAGAGACTCACTGTGCTTGTGGAGATATCACCTTTGGAAACCAATGCATTGACAATAAATTCCAGAGCTGCAAGATCTCCTATATTTGAATCTATGGCAAGATCCAAAAGATTCTTAGCAGTATCTACTGGATTTTTCCGGACATAAATTGTAATGAAGGCATTCTCCACAGCTTCATAGATGGATTTATCCTGAGAGAATACCTGCAGAATCCAGCATTGATGACAGCATTAATTTCAACAGTTCAAAATATAAGTACAGAGTAGACAACCTTAAAATTAAGAATACATCATCTTTGCTTCCTAACTTGCAGTGTCACTATTTCCCAGGCatgaccaaaattaaaaacataccAATGGCAACATCTTACGGAGGCAAGCCTCTGCACCATCAATTTGGAACTGTTTGCACCTCATCAGCAACAAAATTGTGTTCTCAACATCGGTGGCTGAAGATGAAGCCATCAACTGGACAAGCGTAGGCATTGTGGCAGATACGCACTTGGAAAATATCAAGCCAGCCTCCAGAGATGCAACCAAAGCCCTGGTTTGCTCCAAATTCCCAATATCTGGCACTGAGCTATCCTTCTGAGGAATCCCTTCTTCCAGATTAGGCACACTGTCAGTTAAACTCTCCTGCTGTTCCTTAACTGGTTCTTCCATATTCACATCATCCACCTCACCTCCATCATAGGTCTCATTATCAGATTGCAATCCATCCAAAACACTTTCTGCAATTTTATCTGGTTCAAGCTCATTCAACTTCTTATTGTATTGTTCTAATGTTGCTTGAAATGAAGCTATTCGAAGCTGGGGACCAAATGGGTTATGCTGCAACATCATGATAAGCAAATTTAATGCAGCTTTTCTAACTATTGCAGATTTATCCTCCAATCTCCCAGCAGCAACTGCAGCAACCTCATTCCACAGACCAATTGAAACAGAATGCTCTTCACATAGTTCAGCCCAAACTTGAAGAACCCGACTCCTGGTATAGGCAGAAACATCTCGGCAGCGCTCAAGCAAGATTTCCAACATGGCTTGCTTTGTGCGGAGACGAACAGATTTAGAACTGACATCACCCTCAACATCCTTAAATGCCTTTGCCACCAACTTCCCCAGAACAGCAACAAGAGCATTCCTTATCTTATAAGATTCTCCTCCAAAATGTGGGACCAAGACCCCAATGTTAGTTGAAATCAACTTTGGTAGCCGATCAGCAAGCTCTACAAGAAAACGCCCAAGATTTTCAGCCCCAGCAGTGTCTTTCACATAAGCTTTTGGATTAGTCCTCCCAACCTCTCTGATCAAAGAACTGGCAAGGGTGCCATCAGCATACTTCTTCTCAGCCCCAGCAACCGCATCAGCCATGTGGGTAACAACATAGTCATATTTGTGAACTAGGTGCATGATTGAAGCACATGACTGTGCTGTATAGTGGTATTTCGTAGCACAAGCCCCAATTATTCGGCAAAGGGCATCTTTTGTCTCAGAGTCCTTTATAAGTGTTGCATTCTCAAACAAACCAAATGCATTTCTGTAAAACCCcaaatcaaaaaatttcaaacacaGCACCAAAACATAATTATGGCAAGTCAAAGCAGAACAACATTACTAAGTAAGCTTACTTTGTAATGAAAGAAAGATAATTTTCATCAGGGTCTGTCGATCCAAAGAGCAACGCAAGGTTGATCTCTAGTGAATTAGCAATCAAATTAAGTATCCGACCCCTCTGTGGTTCCCAATTCCATGAATGTACCGACTGTTTCTTCCTATTAGGCCCTGTCATCTAAACCAATCCAACAACAATATCACACCCGACAAGTCACACACGCACAGGCAcacacaaaattcaaaaaaaataaaacagcaaACCCAATATCACTCTCACACCTAAAAAACCCTTGAGGTAGCATAATGGCAAATAGATTACCttagttttgttatttgaaCTAGCACTTGACTCCTCAGATAGAACAATACTGACGAGGAAAAATGTGTAAATTTTAAGAGCATTTCGATAAGAAGAAACTCGATCAAGCACCGGAGGAGTCTCATTCCCCTTGTCATTATCATCATCCTGACCTTGAAAAACGCGCAAGAGAGAATCCACATTTGGTAGCAAAACACTTAGATTCGACCGAAGACTCTCCACAAGATTGACTTTACCAGATGGAGTTAGACTAGAAAACCCTTTAACTAACGAATATACGTGATCAAACACTTCTTGCTCCTCAATGCAGAATATCTCTTTATCCGACAAATCAAAGGATACTCCTaatccaaccaaaaaaaaaaaatcagagtctaaaaaaacattaaaattgagcacttaaaaattgaattttccatCAGTAATTCAATACATtcacaattaaaattatttctgattcctttaaaattaattgcaaaaaaGCGTCGAAATTGAGCACtttaattacattttcaaaacacctaatcctataaaaattcaaaattttaaataatattttttaaaaaaactaaatctttcTGTTTCACTCTGTTATGATTCATAAGAGCAACTAAGTTAAAGAGTTTATTTTCCCTATTATTAACAGTTcactaaaatatgaaaaattcgTTTATTTTCCCGCACCTTCTcgagaaacaaacaaaaccaaacccTTACCTTctgaagaaacaaacaaaaacaacaagaagtcCCAAGTTGAAACGAATTAAGACCTGAGGGAATGAATGTAATTAGTGGAATTGAGTAAGGATAGAGCTGACCTTTGACAAATTCTTCGAGTTCAGGAAGACGGAGAGAAGCGACGTCGGTTGGGTTCAGAACGTGGAGACGATTGTCttcgttttcttcttctaagGATTTTAGATTTTGTGGAAACACAAAATAAGGAGCCATTTTTAGAGAGCCGGGGGGGTTTGCTCTCTGCTTCTCTTTTCGGATCTTCTTTCTTTGCTTGAGGTGGGGGATGAAATTTGAATGGGACACTGAAAAAGGGGAGGGAGCGGGAATTTGCTTGAAGTTATGGGCTCAGACCATTATATTACAGGCCTTTGTATGGGATAAACGGGCCTGGCCATAGAAGGCCCGATAAAAATGGCCCAGTGTGGAATCCATAAGATAGTCGTAAGCAGGTATTAGGGCTTTCATCTAAGTGGCCGTTTGGGAGTGTGTggttcacccgcaaccacataTGATAGTGTTTGgttaaggaaaacaaaatgcatCTTGCTGGCGGGACCCGTTAAAATTAGAGATTGAACCGCAGGTtttgagaagcagcattttccTGCTTCTCGTGGTGGGAAAAGGACTTAACaatggagcatggctccactgttcacttgaacagttagtttttttttttaattgctttaaaaattgttgatttttttttaaaaaaaatttatgttttactcaaaaaactagtatttaatattatttaataatactatataaattagaaggatatcgcatgatgacgtaatattttgtgaaatttgattgcaattccaattatgttattgccgGGTCtggcccagttaaaaaaaattcagtttttatttttatttttattgtgttctttttaaaaaattagaagaagatcgcttgatgacgcaacaaaaaatttagtttttgttgttgcgcgcttaaaaaaccatgagaaatatagtcattgttggatagatttcgtatgtgatgacattgcacatagtttaaaggaataataaaaaatatttgatatcaatattatttatttcatgatgtaataacagtagttaaatctataatatttaaatttaaaatcattaatattaatattaatatatatataatattattttataacctcaatttgaaaagtattttttttaaccaaacatattaaactactttttcttcaacctcaattttaaccacagttttaaccaaacacctattttttcaaattaacctcaactaaaagtactttttataaaacaacttttttcaaaccacaaccacaacagctaccgcaataccaaacacactctaaaccAATAAGCATGACCTTGACCtcttttttaaactgtttttcatttaaagaaaatttaaattaatattttttatgttatttaaataaattgaacttGCAAAATCATATTACACCACATTAATAAGCAcacactaattaaaaaatatctttatttgttactaaaaatattcaagaaaaaactcaaatagGTTTAAAATTCAGGAATAAAtgagatttaattgaattttttaaaaaataattatctcaacctatcttaattaaaaaacttggacaccatgatttaattaaattttaaaatttctaatcCGAATCTAACTTGGTTCAAAGTACAGGAGAGATAAAAACAACACTTCATCAGTAAATACCATACCTTTACTTCTCCTTAATCATGATTAGATAAGagacaagataataaatatttatttcttaatatcatataatttaatttaattttaacatgtaaACTCGAGATGTAAcatcatctttattttattttatttaaaaaaaaaaagttggtgtgGGAGCCAAGAGAACTCTCGCccaaataaatatatgttttgcaACTTTATTAAAGATGTTACGTGTATTACTTATGGGTTACagcttttctttatttaatgcTTTTAACAATCAATGCTTTTATTGACATGGGTCTCATTGTCTCACTCGACAAGAAATGAATCCTTGGACACCATGCCACGTGTCTTTCATTTGCCAACCAGGTTTTTGTCCAAAAGGGCTCAGCTGAGCTTCCCTTGTAACATCAAAGATTGCCCCTGTTTTTGGGTGTAATTTTCCACAAAACCCATGTCCCAAGACAGAGCACTGTCCTTGCTTGCAAGACTATCAACCacagcaaagaaagaaagaaagaaaaatcattaaaaacaaaactcctAACTggctaatattattttattctcaaaTACAATCCTTCTAAGTTTCAATGGAATTTCTCAgcttatttgataattatgataattataaatgaaaataattagttctaactaaattaaaattcatcgGTGTTACttaataaactaattataatcaaaataaattttaattgcatTTTTAACTTAGTAGAACAAAATTTTGAGAATAAAATCACTTTCACAGATTAGGTGTTTTGAcaaatagaatttttaaaaaaattctttcatgATAGATGACTAATTAAGAAATAgacaaaacaattatatatatatatatatattgaatttttattgatgattttctcCAAAAACTTTAGTTATCGAActaactcattttatttttaaaactttatttattgattaatctacttaattaagaaatattattgaaaTCTAACTTACAACAACTAACCTATTAAGAAATTCTATTGAATTTAAATAgactaaaatttattattttcatcgataattatttaaataataagttaaagaatcttaataaaatgtaaataaattattattaagaataaCATGATGTTAATcattttagaagaagaaaaaaaaacctttatattaaaaaagaatttttttttttttaaagaaagtgtTGTTACTAAAAATACATCTGGAGGTATGCTAGCTTATCAAAAATTTTGTCGGGaggttatatttaaaaaaaaaaaaaaaacaaaaaccctcaAAAGTCTTTCCAAATCTTTGACTTCACCATCTGTAACTAGCAACTTTAGACAACAGGCTGTTGATCCTGAAATGGGGTTATCTTTCTCTCTTGAAAGCTGAAAACACAAGAGTGGACTTGGTGTCTTAAAAGGgagaggaaaggaaagaaagcaacagagagagtgagagaggagAAATGGCAATGCCATGGAGCATGGCTATATGGATTGCAAATATGGTGTGGGTGGGACTTATAGGATTGGTTTCTACTTGCTTGACTGTTGCTGATGAGCTTGCTAGTTCTCTCAGAGCTGGAGATATTGGTCCTTTTCATGTTGGCTGATCCTCTTCCTTCAAAACTAGGTGACTCTCTTTTTGCCTTGTCTATTGCCTTATCTTTTGTGTACCTgcaattttctctcttttctaatTCAATCGGGCAATTGCTGTTTCTTTATTGGCCATCccaaatatctttctttttctttattgggTTTCTGTTTGATACTTTGGTTTCAATTATTTAATCAATCTGATGTCTTGTGGTTCTTGTTTAATTCCACCACGGCTGCTTAACTTTTggaatttaaaatatcaaaatattttggtggttttgtgttattttcttttattagtcTTGAAAGGCATATGATTTTTCATGTAACTCAATTGCTTCTTTAGCTCCTGCTTCTGCTAATAAATAACAGTTGGATGCATGATGACCTTCATCTTGTCGGCAGCATGGCTTTCTGTCCATGTTTGTGTTTGTGTCTTTTGAAGTATATGTGTTGTCTAGCAAATTATTGGTGATAATGATAAAGGAGACTACTTTTACGGTTCATGTAGTTTTCAGTACTTGCTTGGTGTAGAACTCCCTTTGAATGTGACATTGGAAAGAGCTGAGCTTGACAAAAATATGAAACTAGAATGGAATTGGAAGTTAAACTGATTTGTTCCTTGACCCATTGGACTTGTGGGGGCGGGGGTGGTCCTGCAGCACAAAGATGGGGTTATTCATGATTGTATTGTTACCAGGTTTCTCTGGCAAGGTTTTGGGAAACTTTGCTTTCTCGTCTGACACATAATTTTGTTATGTGTGCTTTGCATCTCCTTGTATATGCCTTAATATGAACCTCAAAATTTGGCAGATTGATCTGTCTTGTAATTGTTTCTGGTTTTCATGTatcatggtggtggtggtatgGTCTCATTCTGATCCTCTTAAGCTCAGTTGAGATATGGTTTTAG includes:
- the LOC118053037 gene encoding condensin-1 complex subunit CAP-D2 isoform X1, with the translated sequence MAPYFVFPQNLKSLEEENEDNRLHVLNPTDVASLRLPELEEFVKGVSFDLSDKEIFCIEEQEVFDHVYSLVKGFSSLTPSGKVNLVESLRSNLSVLLPNVDSLLRVFQGQDDDNDKGNETPPVLDRVSSYRNALKIYTFFLVSIVLSEESSASSNNKTKMTGPNRKKQSVHSWNWEPQRGRILNLIANSLEINLALLFGSTDPDENYLSFITKNAFGLFENATLIKDSETKDALCRIIGACATKYHYTAQSCASIMHLVHKYDYVVTHMADAVAGAEKKYADGTLASSLIREVGRTNPKAYVKDTAGAENLGRFLVELADRLPKLISTNIGVLVPHFGGESYKIRNALVAVLGKLVAKAFKDVEGDVSSKSVRLRTKQAMLEILLERCRDVSAYTRSRVLQVWAELCEEHSVSIGLWNEVAAVAAGRLEDKSAIVRKAALNLLIMMLQHNPFGPQLRIASFQATLEQYNKKLNELEPDKIAESVLDGLQSDNETYDGGEVDDVNMEEPVKEQQESLTDSVPNLEEGIPQKDSSVPDIGNLEQTRALVASLEAGLIFSKCVSATMPTLVQLMASSSATDVENTILLLMRCKQFQIDGAEACLRKMLPLVFSQDKSIYEAVENAFITIYVRKNPVDTAKNLLDLAIDSNIGDLAALEFIVNALVSKGDISTSTISALWDFFCFNISGTTPEQSRGALSVLCMAAKASPGVLGSHLQDIIDIGFGRWAKVDPLLARTACIAIQRLSEEDKKKLLASNGSRVFGFLENLISGSWLPENTWYAAADKAIGVIYTIHPTPETLAADLVKKSLSSVFICSGGDDLQNDIESGSADILTTVQVAKISRYLFVTSHVAMNQLLYIETCVRKIQKQKLKRDRLGADGQNAQNNGVKQDDTPKDNINAELGVSASEDAILDTLSERAEKEIVAGGSKEKYLIGLCAPFLSKLCRNFSLMQKYPELQASGMLALCRFMIIDPDFCDANLQLLFTVVESAPSETVRSNCTIALGDLAVRFPNLLEPWTENMYARLRDPSVSVRKNAVLVLSHLILNDMMKVKGYINEMAIRLEDEQERISNLAKLFFHELSKKGSNPIYNLLPDILGKLSNQELKRETFCNIMQFLIGSIKKDKQMESLVEKLCNRFSGVTDTRQWEYISYCLSQLAFTEKGMKKLIDSFKTFEHVLSEDSVMDNFKSIIIKAKKFAKPELKLCIEEFEEKLTKFHMEKKEQEVTARNAQIHQQKIGGMEGCAVARDEGEVSEGSDVIEDGEIDDPSMEEMVKSSDSEVDRSGEYSGTSSEVTGMESDGTEVQSKVASKSRATESKVKGESGDISASTRRSARSKQR